The genomic interval ACGAAGGCAGGCAGTTGTTTTCGCGACCTGATAAGAAGGATGGCAATGATTCAGTACTGCTGACTCAGACACGGCTTGAACAAATTGCGGCAAATGCTGAGTTCAGGGAGCTTGCGGAGTTCTTCGGCTCGATCACTTATTTACATCTTGTGCCTCAGCTGTTGAAGTTTGCGGATCAGCTGGGGGGTAGGCCTTTGGAAAATGATCCGTTTGGCCAAAGCTTTCTGGAGCGGATCGCAAAAACAACTGAGCGTGTTAGAAACACGCGACTAAAGAAGATTAGTGAAGCGTTGACATTGGCCGTTCCGCAATTCAAGGAACTTCGGTTCGTCAAGGACGATTCTGGCCACCCTCATTTGGAAGCCTTGTACTCCCATCATAGACCCAACGCAGGGTGGCAATCAGAGGAGCATTTTTCTGATGGAACCTTACGGTTGCTTGGATTGTTGTGGGCCTTTCTGGACGGCAACTCCATGCTGCTGCTTGAGGAGCCGGAAATATCACTCAATGATGCGGTAGTGAAAGAAATTCCGCTCATTATTCAGCGCCTGCAAAAGAACAGGAAATCAAAGCGACAAGTGATTATCAGCACTCACAGCGAGGCACTGCTCAGCAATCCGGGAATCGATGGTCGTGGCGTTATTCTGCTGGAAGCGACGACTGATGGCTCAACCGGACGGACATTACAAGAAGAAGAAGCCTCAGCACTTGAAGCTGGGCTTTCGGTGGCCGAGGTGGTTTTACCGAAGACACGGCCCATTTCAGTCAATCAGCTTGGGTTTTGGGAATGACGCCTGTTGCATTGGCTACTGAGGATGAACTCAGTGAAGCGGTAGGCGTGAAGCTGTTATTAGAGCATCCAGTTTTGGCAGAAACCCCGCCGATGTTGCTGAGGAAAAATGGCTTTGGGTACTTGCGCTCACGGATGGATAGCTGGCGGCAGATGGCCAGTCGTCAGGTTGTGATCGTTTTGACCGATTTGGACAGGGTGGCCTGCCCAGTGATTCTGCTGGAGAGTTGGCTGGGTGCTGAGCGGTCACACCCTCAAAATCTATTGTTACGTATTGCGGAGCGCGAGGTTGAGTCATGGCTGCTTGCTGACCACGAGGCGCTTGGAAGTTTGTTTGGTAGTCGGAGGCAGTTTCCGATGCAACCGGACATGTTGCCAGACCCCAAGCAGCATCTGCTTGGACTGGCTCAAAGAGCACCCAGGGCAGTGAGAGACGATTTGGTTGCTAAACAAGGAGTCGTTGCCAGGCAGGGGATTGGCTACAACCGCCTTTTGGTGAACTGGGTGCAAGCCGAGTGGTCTCCGGAAAGGGCCGCCGCTCGCTCACCAAGTCTTTTGCGTGCCAGAAATGCCATGCGCGAGGCTGCCTATAGGTTGATGCAGGCCAGTTAAGCGATTTGTGGAGTCTGATCGCAGAAATAGACTCCACTAAAGCTTTTGTGGAGCTTGGGGGCTCCACTATTTTTCAGGAAATACAGACCCATGAAACTGTACTTTGAGCCCAACCTCGACTACCAGATGCAGGCCATCGAGGCCGTGTGCGATCTGTTCCGTGGGCAGGAGGCTTGCAGTACCGAGTTCACGGTGACCATGAAAGTGTCCGCTGCCGATGACACGGCCACCGGTGCGGCACCGCAGCAGATGATGCTGGGTGTGGCGGAGTCGGATCTGGGGGTTGGCAACCGCCTGACCCTGCTGGACGACGAGCTGCACAGGAATCTGGCGGACATCCAGTTGCGTGGCGGCCTGCCGCCTTCCGGAGCGCTGACCTCCGGCGACTTCACGGTGGAGATGGAAACCGGTACCGGCAAGACCTATGTGTACCTGCGCACGATCTTCGAGCTGAACAAGCGCTACGGCTTCAGCAAGTTCGTGATCGTGGTGCCTTCGGTGGCAATCAAGGAAGGCGTCTACAAGACTCTGCAAATCACTGAGGAGCACTTCAAGGGCCTGTATGCGGGCGTGCCGTTCGACTACTTTCTGTACGACTCCGGCAAGCCGGGGCCGGTGCGCAATTTCGCCACCAGTTCCAACATCCAGATCATGGTGGTGACGGTGGGCGCCATCAACAAGAAGGATGTCAACAACCTCTACAAGGAGAGCGAGAAGACGGGCGGCGAGAAGCCCATCGACCTGATCAAGGCGACCCGGCCGATCCTCATCGTGGATGAGCCGCAAAGCGTGGATGGCGGCCTGGAAGGTCGTGGCAAGGAAGCGCTGGATGCGATGAAACCGCTGTGCACGCTGCGCTATTCCGCCACCCACGTGGACAAGCATCACATGGTGTTCCGCCTGGATGCGGTGGATGCCTACGAGCGCAAGCTGGTCAAGCAGATCGAGGTGGCATCGGCCACGGTGGAGGATGCGCACAACAAACCTTTCGTGCGGCTGGTGAAGGTGGAAAACAAGCGCGGCCGCATCAGTGCCAGGGTCGAGTTGGACAAGCAGGCCCGCAGTGGTGTGCAGCGCGTTGAAGTCACGGTCTGCAATGGGGACGACCTTCAGCAGAGCGCCGCCGGCCGCCCGATCTATGCGGATTTTCGTGTGGGGGAGATCAACACGGCCAAAGGCGCGGAGTTCATGGAGCTGCGCTACCCCGGCGGCGAAGTGTTCCTGAAACCGGGTCAGGCCCACGGTGATGTGGATGCGCTGGCGGTACAGCGTGAAATGATCCGTCGCACGATCAAGGAACACCTGGACAAGGAGATGCGCCTGCGGCCCATGGGCATCAAGGTGTTGAGCCTGTTCTTCATCGACAGCGTGGAGAAATACCGCCAGTACGATGCAGCCGGCCAGCCGGTCAAGGGCGTATATGCCCGCATCTTTGAAGAGGAATACCGCCGTGCCGCCAAGCTGTCGGCCTACCAGAACTCGTTTGCCGAGATCGATCTGGAGACTGCCGCCGAGGTGGTGCACAACGGTTATTTCTCCATCGACAAAAAAGGTGGCTGGACCGACACCGCCGAGAACAATGCGGGCAACCGGGAGAATGCCGAGCGCGCCTACAACCTGATCATGAAGGAGAAGGAGAAGCTGCTGTCCTTCGCCACGCCGCTGAAGTTCATCTTCTCCCATTCGGCCCTCAAGGAAGGCTGGGACAACCCCAACGTGTTCCAGATTTGCACGCTGCGCGACATTCAGACCGAGCGCGAGCGCCGTCAGACCATTGGCCGCGGCCTGCGCCTGTGCGTCAACCAGAAGGGCGAGCGGGTACGCGGTTTCGAGGTCAACACCCTGACCGTGGTGGCCACGGAAAATTACGAGCAGTTTGCCGAGAACCTGCAGAAGGAGATCGAAAAGGATACCGGCATTCGCTTCGGCATCGTCGAGCCGCACCAGTTTGCCGCGATTGCCGTGACAGGCCCTGACGGGCATGCCGCGCCGTTGGGCATGGAGCAATCGAAGGCGCTATGGGAACACCTGAAGGCCGCTGGCCACATCGATGCCAAGGGCAAGGTGCAGGATTCGCTGAAAACGGCACTGAAGAACGGCACTTTGATGCTGCCAGCCGAGTTTGCGGCGCAAAAGGGCCAGATTGCCGAGGTGCTGCGCAAAGTGTCGGGTCGTCTGGACATCAGGAATGCCGACGAGCGCAGACAGGTTCCGCTGCGCAAGGGCAAGGATGGCAAAGCTATTTATCTGAGCGACGAGTTCAAGGCGCTGTGGGACCGCATCAAGTACCAGACCACCTACCGCGTGCAGTTCGACAACGCCAAGTTGGTCGCGGACTGCACCGCGGCTTTGCAGAAGGCCCCGGTGATTGCGAAGGCCCGACTGCAATGGCGCAAGGCCGACATCGCCATCGGCAAGGCAGGCGTTGCTGCGACAGAGAAAGCGGGCGCTGCGACCGTGGTGCTGGACGAGGCAGATATCGAGTTGCCGGACTTGCTGACCGACCTGCAGAACCGCACCCAGCTCACCCGCCGCAGCATCGTCAGCGTCCTGACCGGCAGCGGCCGCCTGGATGACTTCAAGCGCAACCCG from Sterolibacterium denitrificans carries:
- a CDS encoding AAA family ATPase; its protein translation is MQVTRIRLKNWRNFRSFDAPMRDVTYILGPNASGKSNLLDVFRFLRDVSKPAGGGLQAAVIARGGISKLRCLHARRDPEVCIDVELSDSSDDEVPNWRYVLGFKPEGKGAQRILVSKEEVWHEGRQLFSRPDKKDGNDSVLLTQTRLEQIAANAEFRELAEFFGSITYLHLVPQLLKFADQLGGRPLENDPFGQSFLERIAKTTERVRNTRLKKISEALTLAVPQFKELRFVKDDSGHPHLEALYSHHRPNAGWQSEEHFSDGTLRLLGLLWAFLDGNSMLLLEEPEISLNDAVVKEIPLIIQRLQKNRKSKRQVIISTHSEALLSNPGIDGRGVILLEATTDGSTGRTLQEEEASALEAGLSVAEVVLPKTRPISVNQLGFWE
- a CDS encoding type III restriction-modification system endonuclease — translated: MKLYFEPNLDYQMQAIEAVCDLFRGQEACSTEFTVTMKVSAADDTATGAAPQQMMLGVAESDLGVGNRLTLLDDELHRNLADIQLRGGLPPSGALTSGDFTVEMETGTGKTYVYLRTIFELNKRYGFSKFVIVVPSVAIKEGVYKTLQITEEHFKGLYAGVPFDYFLYDSGKPGPVRNFATSSNIQIMVVTVGAINKKDVNNLYKESEKTGGEKPIDLIKATRPILIVDEPQSVDGGLEGRGKEALDAMKPLCTLRYSATHVDKHHMVFRLDAVDAYERKLVKQIEVASATVEDAHNKPFVRLVKVENKRGRISARVELDKQARSGVQRVEVTVCNGDDLQQSAAGRPIYADFRVGEINTAKGAEFMELRYPGGEVFLKPGQAHGDVDALAVQREMIRRTIKEHLDKEMRLRPMGIKVLSLFFIDSVEKYRQYDAAGQPVKGVYARIFEEEYRRAAKLSAYQNSFAEIDLETAAEVVHNGYFSIDKKGGWTDTAENNAGNRENAERAYNLIMKEKEKLLSFATPLKFIFSHSALKEGWDNPNVFQICTLRDIQTERERRQTIGRGLRLCVNQKGERVRGFEVNTLTVVATENYEQFAENLQKEIEKDTGIRFGIVEPHQFAAIAVTGPDGHAAPLGMEQSKALWEHLKAAGHIDAKGKVQDSLKTALKNGTLMLPAEFAAQKGQIAEVLRKVSGRLDIRNADERRQVPLRKGKDGKAIYLSDEFKALWDRIKYQTTYRVQFDNAKLVADCTAALQKAPVIAKARLQWRKADIAIGKAGVAATEKAGAATVVLDEADIELPDLLTDLQNRTQLTRRSIVSVLTGSGRLDDFKRNPQQFIELAAETINRCKRLALVDGIKYQKLGDQHVYAQALFEKEELTGYLKNMLLDTRKSIYEHVVYDSATEWDFADALEKNEAIKLYAKLPGWFKVPTPLGSYNPDWAVLVEEDSTQRLYFVVETKSSLFTDDLRDKERARIECGKAHFGALAVGENPARYVVSSSVDGLLTEAAK